The window ATTATTTGCATCATAGCTGAAACGATTCAACAGATAATGTGCTATCATTAAAGCTATATTTTTAATATGTTTCGGAATCTTAACAAGAGGTATTTATGCTACAGCTAACAAAAGATGATATTTATCTTGATCAACAAGCTGAAAATAAACAAGAAGCGATAAAGAAAATTGCTCAAGTATTAACTCAGCGTGAGTTTGTGCAAGAGGGATATGTTGACGGAATGCTAGAGCGAGAATCTCAAGCTGCTACTTACTTAGGCAGCGGTATCGCTATTCCTCATGGTACAACAAAAACTCGCCATTTAGTCCGTAAAACGGGTGTGCAAGTTTTCTGTTTTCCACAAGGTGTTGCTTGGGGCGATGATGGTGAAAAAACCTATATAGCTATTGGTATAGCAGCTAGCTCAGATGAGCATTTAACACTATTACGCCAATTAACACATGTTCTTGGCGATGAAGATGTGGAAGATCGTATCAAAAAAATCAAGACCAAAGATGATGTCATGTCACTATTAACAGGACAAAGTAGCGATAGTGAAAATGCTGATATTGTTTCTGATGAACTACTATTACTTGATATCCCTGCAGATAATATTGCAACATTACAAGCATTAAATGCTTCAAGATTAAAACGTTTTGGTGCCGTTAATGTTAATTTTATAGCGCAATCTTTAGAACAAAAACCGACTTACTTAGGTCAAGGCGTATGGCTAAATGATTGTGTTGAAGGTAACCTTAAAAATGCAGTAGCAATTAGTCGTACCAATAGCGATATCAAGGAAGACGACAAAAGTGTTAATGTCTTAATTACGATGTCGGCAAAAACTAACGAATTAAATGATTTAATTGATCGTTTAGCTACCGCCGCATATCATCAACAACTCAATCAGCTACATACAGCAGATAAGAATCAAATCAAGGCATTTTTCCTTGGCGATAATTCAGAAAGTTGTTCACAACCTGAAAATGTCACCGAGCAGACTGCCACGAATACTACTGAAGCAGCAGATACTAACGCGTTGACACAAGAGTTTACCGTCGTTAATCCACATGGTTTACATACACGACCAGCGAGCGTTTTAGTTAAAACGGTAAAACAATTCAATAGTAGTATTACTGTTGCTAACCTTGATGGTACAGGTGTTGCTGTTAGTGCAACAAGTTTAATGAAAATTGTTGCTTTAGGCGCTAAAAAAGGTTGTCGTTTACAATTTGTTGCAACTGGTGCCGATGCTCAGCAAGCTCTAGACGCTATTGGTCAAGCGATTAAAGATGGTTTAGGTGAGGGCGCTGAATAATGGTCAGTAAAATTGCGACATTTACTTTAAATCCAGCTTATGATTTAGTTGGTTTCTGTCCTGAAATTGAACTCGGTGACGTTAATTTAGTTAAAACGACGGGGCTATTAGCCGCAGGTAAAGGGATTAACGTTGCTAAGGTACTACGTGATTTAGGTGATGAGTTAACCGTAGGTGGCTTCTTAGGTGATGCTAACCGAGATGGTTTTAGTGCACTTTTTTCACAGTTAGGTATTGTTGATAAGTTTCTAACAGTACCAGGGCGAACTCGAATCAATGTCAAATTGACGGAACAAAATAGTCAAGTGACTGATCTTAATTTTTCTGGTTTTTCAGTTACAACTGATGACTGGGCTAAATTTGTCAAAGATTCTCTCAGCTGGTTAAAAGATTTTGATATGGTTGTTATCAGCGGTAGCTTACCAGAAGGTGTTGCATTAGATGATTTCACCAATTGGATTAAACAAGTTAAAAATATCTGTCCAAAAATCATTTTTGATAGCAGTCGAAATGCGTTAGTTGCAGGTTTAAAAGCAAATCCTTGGTTAATTAAACCAAATGATAAAGAGCTAGAAATGCTTGTGGGTCGTGCTTTACCTAGTATTGCTGATATTAAAAAGGCTGCAATGGATTTAGTTAACCAAGGCGTTGAAAATGTTATTGTTTCATTAGGTAGCAAAGGCGCACTATGGGTGACAAAAAATGAAGCATGGTTAGCAAAACCACCAAAATGTGAAGTTGTTAGTACCGTTGGTGCTGGTGACTCAATGGTTGCAGGATTAGTGCATGGTTTACAATCAAACTACTCAATTAAAGATACATTAGTATTTGCATCCGCTGTAGCAGCCTTATCTGTTGGGCAGGCTGGCGTCGGCGTTCCTGATAAAGAAAAACTTAATGCTATTCTTGAAAAGATAGATGTGATGGTCGGATAGGAGAAAATATGAAGATATATATTGTCAATGCTAATCAAATTGGTCCGGTAAATGGTCGTTTAGCAAAAGCAGAGCTTGTATTAGCGGCTAAAGAAGAAAATATTTCTATTGTAGATAAAGCAGATCTTGCCGATGTCTCTATTTTAATTGGTCAAGGCACAACAACAGATAATGCTATTGTTGGTAAAAAAGTTTATAGCGTAACAGATTTAGATAGCTTATTTGCTAACCCAAAACAGATTCTATTAAATGCACAGAGCCAAGGTGAGATTTATAAACAATCAGCTCAAGCAGCAACGACTGCACCTGCAAGTAATGGTACTAAACGTATTGTTGCTGTAACCGCATGTCCAACAGGCGTAGCTCATACCTTTATGGCAGCTGAAGCGATTGAAGAAGAAGCTAAAAAACGAGGTTGGTGGTGTAAAGTTGAAACTCGTGGTTCTGTTGGTGTGGGTAACGAGTTAACGCCAGAAGAAGTTGCGGCGGCAGATATCGTTATCGTTGCTTGTGATATCGATGTTGATTTAAGTAAATTTGCTGGTAAGTTAATGTATAAGACCAAAACAGGTCCTGCATTGAAAAAAACAGCACAAGAGTTTGATAAAGCATTTAGTGAAGCTTCAATTTATCAGCCAACATCTTCTGCTACACCATCTACAGCAACTAAAGAGAAGAAAAATGCTTATAAACATCTATTAACAGGTGTTTCTTACATGTTACCAATGGTTGTTGCGGGCGGCTTAATTGTTGCATTATCATTCGCTGTCGGTGGGATTGGGCAGTCAGGTGATCTTGCTAAAGCCTTAGGTCAAATTGGTGGTGGAACAGCATTAGCTCTAATGGTACCAGTACTTGCTGGCTATATTTCATTCTCTATTGCTGATCGACCAGGCTTAGTCCCAGGATTAATTGGTGGTATGCTTGCAACATCAATTGGTGCTGGATTCTTAGGTGGTATTGTTGCTGGTTATTTAGCGGGATATTTAACATTGTGGTTGACTAAGTTTATCCGACTACCACAAAGTCTTGAAGCATTAAAACCTATTCTAATTTTACCGTTATTATCTAGCTTAGTGGTTGGCTTGGCGATGATCTTTATATTAGGTCAACCAATTGCTTACATTATGACGGCATTAGAAACATGGTTAAGTGGCATGCAAACAACTAATGCGATTATCCTAGGGGCAATACTTGGCGGAATGATGTGTACTGACATGGGTGGTCCAATCAATAAAGTGGCTTATGCTTTTGGTGTCGGTTTACTTAGTGCTCAACAATATGCACCTATGGCAGCTGTTATGGCTGGGGGGATGGTACCGCCTTTAGCGATGAGTTTTGCAACTCTAATTGCGCGTCGTAAATTTAGTAAAGCTGAGCAAGAAAGTGGTAAAGCAGCATTTGTACTTGGTTTATGTTTTATTTCAGAAGGTGCGATCCCATTCGCTGCACGTGATCCGTTACGCGTATTACCAAGCTGTATTATTGGTGGTGCGATTACCGGTGGTATGGCATTAGCGTTTGGTTCTCAATTAATGGCACCTCATGGGGGATTATTCGTACTCGCAATCCCTGGCGCAATTAAACCAGTATTAGGTTATTTATTATCGATTGTAGTTGGTTCTGTTGTTGCAGGAACTATTTATGCAGTCATTAAAAAACCAGAAACTAAATCTGAGTTAGCAGCAACAGCGTAATTTAGCCTGTTGTTCATAAATAAAAAGCAAGGCGATTTCCTTGCTTTTTTTATATCTAAAAATCTCGTCTAAGTTCTCACCCTTTATATCTATTTTTGTTCTATCCAAATGCAAAATAATTGTTTCCGTATCTGGCTATTCTTTGTTGTAATCAAACCATACTAACTAATTTAACTGTTTGGAGTTAAAAATGGCGCGATTATTAAGATACTGGATTAAACAATTGATATCACTCAAAAATATTATAGTGATAGTGTTGATGGGATTAATTATTAATAGCGCTTGGAGCACCGAGTTACTTAATGTTTCTTATGATCCAACTCGTGAACTATATAAGGATTATAACGCAGCTTTTATTCAATATTGGCAGGAACAGAGCGGTGAAAAGCTAACGATAAAAAATTCTCACGGAGGCTCTGGTAAACAGGCGCGTTCAGTGATTGATGGTTTACAAGCTGATGTAGTGACATTAGCATTAGCTGGCGATATTGATGCACTAAATCGTTACCAATCGATTCTTGATGAAAATTGGCAGACTAAACTCCCTAATAACAGCACACCCTATACATCAACAATTGTATTTTTAGTTCGTAAAGGTAATCCCCAAAATATCCATGATTGGAATGATTTAATTAAAGAAGGGGTTGAAGTCATTACACCTAATCCAAAAACATCAGGGGGGGCTCGTTGGAATTTTTTAGCAGCTTGGGTTTATGCAAAAGAGCTCTATGGTAGTGATGATAAAGCGCTACAATTTGTCACTGATATTTATCGTCATGCTCCGGTATTAGATACAGGAGCAAGAGGCGCTACAATTAGTTTTGTACAACGGGAGCTAGGTGATGTTTTACTGACATGGGAAAATGAAGCTCATTTAGCGCTTATTGAGCAAGGTGATGATAAACTTGAGATTATTATTCCATCCATATCAATTCTAGCTGAGCCGCCCGTTGCAGTTGTTGATTCTGTTGTCGACAAAAAAGGTACACGAAAACAAGCTGAAGCCTATTTACATTATCTCTATAGTGATAAGGCTCAGCATATCATTGCTAAAAATTATTATCGCCCGACTAATCCTATTATTTTGTCACAATATGCTACTCAGTTTCCTGAATTAAAACTTGTTACTGTCGATGAGTATTTTGGTGGGTGGTCAACGATTCAACGAAAATTTTTTAATGATGGGACAATCTTCGACACTATTTTTGCTGAAATTAACAATTAGCTATTTAGTTGCAACATAGTAACAAGATAAAGTTTTGATTAAAATAGAGGTATAGTATGTCATTATCATCATTGAAAACTGCAACATTTAGAGTAATTCCCGGGTTTGGTCTTACATTCGGGTTTACCTTAACTTATATCAGTATCATCATCTTGATCCCTTTATTTTGCTTATTTATCTATTCGACACAATTATCGCTATCTGAATGGGTGAAATTAGTTACTAGTCGGCAATTTTTGAGTGCATTATTGTTATCGTTAACCACCGCGTTTACGAGTGCATTATTTAATAGTTTTATTGGATTACTGTTTGCATGGGTGCTGGTGCGTTATCGCTTTTGGGGTCGAAGGGTGATTGATAGCTGTATCGATATGCCATTTGCTTTACCAACAGCGGTCGCAGGGATTGCATTAACAGCGATTTATGCCAAAAATGGACCTATCGGTCAGCTTTTTACTATTAAAATTGCGTATACACCAATTGGTATTACGCTAGCATTACTATTTGTTACGCTTCCGTTTGTTGTACGAACTTTACAACCGGTACTTGAAGATTTACCGAAAGAACAGGAGGAAGCGGCTAGTATCCTTGGGGCAACGCCAATACAAATTTTTATTTATGTTATTTTTCCGGCCATTTTACCTGCTTGGCTAACTGGATTTACGTTAGCCTTTGCCAGAGCTATTGGTGAGTATGGATCAGTTGTTTTTATTGCCGGTAATATTCCTTTTAAGACAGAGATTTTACCATTATTAATTGTATCAAAACTTGATCAATATGCTTATGACAGTGCATCTGCTATTGGTATTTGTATGCTAATTATCGCTTTTATTTTGTTGTTTATTATGAATATGATTCAACGTAAGCTCAATAAAACATCATAAAAAATTGGATAATCAATATGTTAAATAAAAGACAGCAAGATAAATTAGTACTATCCCAGATGATTTTGATTTTTTTAGTGATGATATTATTTTGTCTGCTACTCATTTTACCTTTATGGGTAGTACTATCTCAAGGATTAGCTCATGGTATAGCTGAATTTTGGCGAGTTATTTGTGAACCTGATACGCTTTCAGCGTTAAAGTTAACTCTGATTGCAGCAGGAATTGCCGTGCCATTGAATATTATTTTTGGTGTCACAGCTGCATGGGTTATTACTAAATACCAATTTAGCGGTAAGCAATTATTAGTCACTTTAATTGATTTGCCATTTTCTATTTCCCCCATTATTGCCGGTTTGATCTATGTATTGTTGTTTGGTGCACAGAGTTGGCTATATCCTTATTTACAACGCTGGGATATACAAATTATTTATGCGGTGCCCGGGATTATCTTAGCGACTATTTTTGTTTCTGTCCCTTTTGTTGCCAGAGAATTAATTCCAATAATGGAGCAACAAGGTACTACTGATGAAGAAGCAGCGAGTGTGTTAGGGGCAAACGGCTGGCAAATATTTTGGTATGTTACTTTGCCAAATATACGTTGGGCGTTGATGCATGGTGTGATTCTTTGTACCGCTAGAGCCCTGGGAGAGTTTGGCGCGGTATCAGTTGTTTCAGGTCATATTCGTGGCTATACCAATACTCTGCCTCTACAAATTGAAATTCTTTATAACGAATATAATATTGTCGCTGCTTTCAGCGTGGCAATTTTATTATTAATGATGTCATTAGCTTTATTATTGCTAAGACAATGGATAGAACATCGTTTAGCGAAAGTGCTAACTGACATTTAATAAAGCAAGGAGATCAGCATGGGGATCTTTATACAAGATATTAATAAACAGTTCGGTCAGTTTCAAGCCTTACATAATATTAATTTTTCGATAGAAAGGGGAGAGTTAGTTGCATTGTTAGGACCCTCTGGCTGCGGTAAAACCACTTTATTACGAATTATTGCGGGCTTAGAGTCAGCAACAAGTGGCAAGATTTATTTTGGTTCCCGTGATGTTACAACATTGATTGCTAAACAGCGTGATATCGGTTTTTTATTTCAGAACTATGCACTGTTTAATCATATGACTGTTGCCAATAATATTGCTTTTGGCTTAAAAATGAAGGCAAAATTATTGGGTATTGATAGTGGATCGATTAATCAGCGTGTTAAGGAGCTGCTAACATTAGTTCAACTTGATAATTATGCTCATCGTTACCCTAATCAACTTTCTGGTGG is drawn from Orbaceae bacterium BiB and contains these coding sequences:
- a CDS encoding sulfate ABC transporter substrate-binding protein gives rise to the protein MARLLRYWIKQLISLKNIIVIVLMGLIINSAWSTELLNVSYDPTRELYKDYNAAFIQYWQEQSGEKLTIKNSHGGSGKQARSVIDGLQADVVTLALAGDIDALNRYQSILDENWQTKLPNNSTPYTSTIVFLVRKGNPQNIHDWNDLIKEGVEVITPNPKTSGGARWNFLAAWVYAKELYGSDDKALQFVTDIYRHAPVLDTGARGATISFVQRELGDVLLTWENEAHLALIEQGDDKLEIIIPSISILAEPPVAVVDSVVDKKGTRKQAEAYLHYLYSDKAQHIIAKNYYRPTNPIILSQYATQFPELKLVTVDEYFGGWSTIQRKFFNDGTIFDTIFAEINN
- the fruK gene encoding 1-phosphofructokinase produces the protein MVSKIATFTLNPAYDLVGFCPEIELGDVNLVKTTGLLAAGKGINVAKVLRDLGDELTVGGFLGDANRDGFSALFSQLGIVDKFLTVPGRTRINVKLTEQNSQVTDLNFSGFSVTTDDWAKFVKDSLSWLKDFDMVVISGSLPEGVALDDFTNWIKQVKNICPKIIFDSSRNALVAGLKANPWLIKPNDKELEMLVGRALPSIADIKKAAMDLVNQGVENVIVSLGSKGALWVTKNEAWLAKPPKCEVVSTVGAGDSMVAGLVHGLQSNYSIKDTLVFASAVAALSVGQAGVGVPDKEKLNAILEKIDVMVG
- the fruB gene encoding fused PTS fructose transporter subunit IIA/HPr protein, with amino-acid sequence MLQLTKDDIYLDQQAENKQEAIKKIAQVLTQREFVQEGYVDGMLERESQAATYLGSGIAIPHGTTKTRHLVRKTGVQVFCFPQGVAWGDDGEKTYIAIGIAASSDEHLTLLRQLTHVLGDEDVEDRIKKIKTKDDVMSLLTGQSSDSENADIVSDELLLLDIPADNIATLQALNASRLKRFGAVNVNFIAQSLEQKPTYLGQGVWLNDCVEGNLKNAVAISRTNSDIKEDDKSVNVLITMSAKTNELNDLIDRLATAAYHQQLNQLHTADKNQIKAFFLGDNSESCSQPENVTEQTATNTTEAADTNALTQEFTVVNPHGLHTRPASVLVKTVKQFNSSITVANLDGTGVAVSATSLMKIVALGAKKGCRLQFVATGADAQQALDAIGQAIKDGLGEGAE
- the cysW gene encoding sulfate ABC transporter permease subunit CysW, with protein sequence MLNKRQQDKLVLSQMILIFLVMILFCLLLILPLWVVLSQGLAHGIAEFWRVICEPDTLSALKLTLIAAGIAVPLNIIFGVTAAWVITKYQFSGKQLLVTLIDLPFSISPIIAGLIYVLLFGAQSWLYPYLQRWDIQIIYAVPGIILATIFVSVPFVARELIPIMEQQGTTDEEAASVLGANGWQIFWYVTLPNIRWALMHGVILCTARALGEFGAVSVVSGHIRGYTNTLPLQIEILYNEYNIVAAFSVAILLLMMSLALLLLRQWIEHRLAKVLTDI
- the cysT gene encoding sulfate ABC transporter permease subunit CysT; its protein translation is MSLSSLKTATFRVIPGFGLTFGFTLTYISIIILIPLFCLFIYSTQLSLSEWVKLVTSRQFLSALLLSLTTAFTSALFNSFIGLLFAWVLVRYRFWGRRVIDSCIDMPFALPTAVAGIALTAIYAKNGPIGQLFTIKIAYTPIGITLALLFVTLPFVVRTLQPVLEDLPKEQEEAASILGATPIQIFIYVIFPAILPAWLTGFTLAFARAIGEYGSVVFIAGNIPFKTEILPLLIVSKLDQYAYDSASAIGICMLIIAFILLFIMNMIQRKLNKTS
- the fruA gene encoding PTS fructose transporter subunit IIBC, which codes for MKIYIVNANQIGPVNGRLAKAELVLAAKEENISIVDKADLADVSILIGQGTTTDNAIVGKKVYSVTDLDSLFANPKQILLNAQSQGEIYKQSAQAATTAPASNGTKRIVAVTACPTGVAHTFMAAEAIEEEAKKRGWWCKVETRGSVGVGNELTPEEVAAADIVIVACDIDVDLSKFAGKLMYKTKTGPALKKTAQEFDKAFSEASIYQPTSSATPSTATKEKKNAYKHLLTGVSYMLPMVVAGGLIVALSFAVGGIGQSGDLAKALGQIGGGTALALMVPVLAGYISFSIADRPGLVPGLIGGMLATSIGAGFLGGIVAGYLAGYLTLWLTKFIRLPQSLEALKPILILPLLSSLVVGLAMIFILGQPIAYIMTALETWLSGMQTTNAIILGAILGGMMCTDMGGPINKVAYAFGVGLLSAQQYAPMAAVMAGGMVPPLAMSFATLIARRKFSKAEQESGKAAFVLGLCFISEGAIPFAARDPLRVLPSCIIGGAITGGMALAFGSQLMAPHGGLFVLAIPGAIKPVLGYLLSIVVGSVVAGTIYAVIKKPETKSELAATA